Genomic window (Sulfurovum sp. NBC37-1):
TTTTGAAGCGTTGGCGGAAGAGATCAACAGGGATGTGAAAAAGCCTCTTTCAGTAGAAGAGATCGCTTACGGATTTCTCAAAGTAGCCAACGATACAATGTCCAAACCGATCGTGGAGGTTTCGGTTGCGAGAGGGTACGATATTAGATCCCACTCTCTCGCATCGTTCGGGGGTGCAGGAGGACAGCACGCCTGTGCCATAGCGGAATACCTCGGCTTAGAGGAGGTGATCGTCCATAGATTTGCCGGTATCCTCTCCGCTTACGGTATCGGACAGGCGGACATCATACACAATGACCAAGTGAGTATCGAAGATCGATTGAGCGGTAAACTCCTCGAAAAAATAGAGAAGCAGTTTGAAAAACTCAAATCCAAAAGAGAGGGTGCTATCTTCAAGAGAGCCTTGCTGATACGTTACGAGGGTACCGACTACTCAATGCTTGTTGAAGAGACTAAAGACTTCTCTTTCGCGGAGAGTTTCGCCAATCTTTACCACAAACAGTTCGGTTTCAGTCTCGATCTTCCGTTGATAGTGGATGAGATACAGCTTCAGTCGCGTATCGTAACGCAGAAGAGCGAACGGCCGGTTGTCAAAAAGAGCAACTCTGCCAAAAATGCGATAGAGACTGTCAAATTTTACGGCGAAAAAGGATGGCAGGATGCCAAACTCTACAGACTTGAGGCATTGGAGTGGGGAGATAAAATAGCGGGATCTGCCATCATCATAGATGATACATCAACCATCGTAGTAGAGGATGGCTCCGATGCCAAAATCAACAGATACGGAGATGTCGTCATTTCACTGTCGCAGGGCAAAAAAGGCACCCAAAAGCCTGCTGAAGCCGTGCAGGGTCCCAATGCCATAGAGTTGAGCATCTTCGCCAACCTCTTCATCTCCATAGCAAAGCAGATGGGTGCCGTACTGCAAAATGCCGCCGTCTCCACAAATATCAAAGAGAGGCTTGACTTCTCCTGTGCCCTGTTTGATAACAAAGGAAACCTTATAGCCAACGCACCGCATGTGCCGGTGCATCTCGGCTCTATGAGTTTCGTCGTTAAAGCGATGTTGAAAAAGTTCAGCGGCAATATCCAGGAGGGGGATGTATTTATCTCCAATGCCCCGTTTGAGGGCGGTTCTCATCTGCCCGATATCACACTCATCACACCACTGCTGAAAAATGGCGAGATATACGCTATTGCCGCAAGCAGAGGTCATCACGCCGATATAGGAGGAGCGGTACCGGGCTCCATGCCCTCATTTTCGACTACGCTCAAGGAAGAGGGAGCCATTTTCACTCTGCAAAAGATTGTAGAAAAACATTATTTTGCACAGGAAAGAATAGTCGAAATATTGCGAAGTGCCGGTGCGAGGAGGATAGAAGAGAATATCACGGACATCCAGGCTCAGATAGCGGCGAACAAAAAGGGAATCGATCTTCTCGAAGATGCCATGCAACAGCACGGTAGCAAAAAGCTCTCCTCCTATATGGAGTATATTCAGGATGTCAGTTTCAGGGCGATAAGCAAAAAGCTTGAAATCATTGCCCAGAGAAAAGGCGGAGTCCTCGAAGCGGAGGATTACCTCGACAACGGGAGCAAAATAGCCTTGAAGATAACCATCAAAGGAGACAGAGCTACATTTGATTTCACAGGCACCTCCGCAGAACTTAATGGCAATCAAAATACACCCCCGTCAGTACTCTCATCAGCCATCGTCTATGTGCTTCGCTCCATCATAGATGATGATTTGCCGCTCAATGAGGGTTTGATGCGGGCAGTCGATATTGTTCTTCCTTCAGATTCACTCCTGAATCCATCTCCTGATGCTGCCGTGGTTGGCGGAAATGTTACCACTTCACAGAGGATAGTAGATGTCATCCTCAAAGCCTTCGGCAGTGTCGCCGCGTCGCAGGGATGTATGAACAATATTACCTTCGGCAATGAAAACTTCGGATACTACGAAACGATAGCAGGCGGAGCCGGTGCGGGGGTGGACTCAGATGGTGCAGGCTTCGACGGTGCCGATGCTGTCCACACCCATATGACCAACACCCTCATCACAGACCCCGAAGTGATAGAGAGACGATACCCCGTGATGATAGAAGAGTTCTCTGTCAGAGAAGATTCAGGCGGCAAAGGTGAGTGGCACGGAGGCAACGGAGTCGTAAGAACCTATCGCTTCTTCGAACCGGTCACGGTAAACCTGCTGACTGAAAGAAGAGTCTATGCCCCCTGGGGAGCAAACGGCGCTTCCGACGGTGCAAAGGGTATCAACGAGCATTTTCATGACGGCAAATGGCATAGAGTGGAGGGGAAAGCGAGTATCAGAGTTAAAGCCGGGGAGAAGATACGGATCAGGACACCGGGCGGCGGCGGATACGGCTTGGATTGATTAGGGATGCCCTGTATTGTCCTTAAGAAATAATTTTGCCAAATTTCTATATCATAAAATAATAATGTATTTTCTAATACATTTAGGAAAAGAGGAGGAGAGATTGGAGTGATCTCTCTTGGCAGTACCTGCCAAAAGGAGGAAAAAATGAAAAAGCTGACAATAACACTGATGCTGTCTGCCGGATTGGCATTTTTGGCAGGATGTGGACATTCCGACAGTACACTAAAAGAGCCGACAGAGCCGACATTGGCGGAAGCGATCAAAAGCTCCAAAGCCAATGAACTGGCAGGAGAAGAGGGTGCCTACATCATTTTTGCCCAATCGCGTGACGGTGCCACGATGGTGAATGATGTAGAGTCTCTCGATACGCTTTATGTTTTGAGTGCGGTAGGAACAGACAAGACGCATGTCTATGAAACAGATAAAAACATCAATGTCCTTGACGACAAACTGGTCGATGAGCCCTGGATGGAGACAGAGATATACCATCCCGCCGATCTTCCCAATATCGATTTTGACAAGGCTTACAGTGCTGTCAAGGCTGTGGCCGGAGACAGGCCTATTGCCAATATTGCTGTTTTTCATACACTGGAACCTGAAAATCCATTGATTGTAAGCTATACGCTCAAAGGCGATACGGCGGACTCCTGTGTGCAGTACCAGTACACCGTAGATACAGAAGAAGTGCATCAGACAGGTGCCGAGGTGAAGTGTTTTTTTGATATGAATCCGACTGAGACCGAGGAGTTGGAAAGCGAAGGATTTACCGGCGCTACTTTCAGCTTCATTCTAAAAGGTCTGGCTAATGGTATGCTGGGTAAAGTAGGTAGGAATGTGATGGGCGATTTCCTTTCTCTGCTTGGATGGGGAGACTCCGGTAACAGTGATGAAGAGAAGACCCTTGGCCATATTGATAGCCAGCTTAACCTGATCAGCAGTGAGCTCAATGCAATAGAGGGTGAACTCCAAACTATCCTGACCGATATCAAAGTGAGTGAAGATTCTATCAAAAACGATGTGGACTGGCCTCGCGATGCGGTGACGAAAATAGCAACCGCTACACAGGATATGCAGCTGCTTGGAGAGGGGGTCAAGCCTGGAGAAGGGGATCGTACCAAGATAGCGAACCTGGCTGATGATATACTCGGAGCACAGTACGATATCCCCAATCAGGTTATGTCGATCTATACAGCGATCGAGGGCAATCCTACACCGCTGTTCAGCAACTATGTGGATAAGGTGATGCTGCAGCTTGCATATAATGACGACAGTAACCTGCAAAAAGCCTATCAGGGATTTGAGTACTATACTTCCGAACTCCTGAATAATCAGGTCAAAGGGGTCAACCTGGCGGTAGAGGCATACAAAGCCAAAGATGACAACGCCAGTGCACAGAAGTATCTCGACTGTTACAGAAGCAATCCTGAC
Coding sequences:
- a CDS encoding oxoprolinase family protein encodes the protein MKFSIDRGGTFTDVYAEHDGQIYIEKLLSVDPANYDDAPREGIRRLLGRISSDAVSLESVPEESIEWIRMGTTVTTNALLEKKGARTALLITKGFRDLLEIGYQNRPELFDLNIKKPEVLYEEVVEIDERVLPIKEGGGFEVIKPLDIESAKETMQRLKSQGIEALAIVLLHSYQFFEHEEILGEIAEELGFEQVSLSHRVIPSVKAVIRGDTTVVDAYLTPHIRRYINDFSQGFRNRLAETELLFMQSHGGLSPTGEFRGSNAILSGPAGGVLGLSSLYEDKALIGFDMGGTSTDVSRYDGKLDLRFESEIAGTVIRSPQLDIMTVAAGGGSRLFYKNGMFVVGPESSGADPGPVCYRKGGYLSITDANAVLGRIVPSQFPKIFGKSENEALDVEASREAFEALAEEINRDVKKPLSVEEIAYGFLKVANDTMSKPIVEVSVARGYDIRSHSLASFGGAGGQHACAIAEYLGLEEVIVHRFAGILSAYGIGQADIIHNDQVSIEDRLSGKLLEKIEKQFEKLKSKREGAIFKRALLIRYEGTDYSMLVEETKDFSFAESFANLYHKQFGFSLDLPLIVDEIQLQSRIVTQKSERPVVKKSNSAKNAIETVKFYGEKGWQDAKLYRLEALEWGDKIAGSAIIIDDTSTIVVEDGSDAKINRYGDVVISLSQGKKGTQKPAEAVQGPNAIELSIFANLFISIAKQMGAVLQNAAVSTNIKERLDFSCALFDNKGNLIANAPHVPVHLGSMSFVVKAMLKKFSGNIQEGDVFISNAPFEGGSHLPDITLITPLLKNGEIYAIAASRGHHADIGGAVPGSMPSFSTTLKEEGAIFTLQKIVEKHYFAQERIVEILRSAGARRIEENITDIQAQIAANKKGIDLLEDAMQQHGSKKLSSYMEYIQDVSFRAISKKLEIIAQRKGGVLEAEDYLDNGSKIALKITIKGDRATFDFTGTSAELNGNQNTPPSVLSSAIVYVLRSIIDDDLPLNEGLMRAVDIVLPSDSLLNPSPDAAVVGGNVTTSQRIVDVILKAFGSVAASQGCMNNITFGNENFGYYETIAGGAGAGVDSDGAGFDGADAVHTHMTNTLITDPEVIERRYPVMIEEFSVREDSGGKGEWHGGNGVVRTYRFFEPVTVNLLTERRVYAPWGANGASDGAKGINEHFHDGKWHRVEGKASIRVKAGEKIRIRTPGGGGYGLD